A window of the Halomarina salina genome harbors these coding sequences:
- a CDS encoding ArdC-like ssDNA-binding domain-containing protein yields MSGAIDDWLDQLREGVDDAETNEQFQQWLDVMSRFHEYSMQNQLLIALQRPDATRVAGFNTWREEFDRTVQKGEQAIWIWAPIMAKQCPACGNSPSYCADSACEGSEIPTDEWERGVVAFKPVPVFDVSQTEGDPLPEVDIAAHGDASTLSPALAAVAQERGYDYSLVPEAEWSHGSAKGVCAPMSDPPVIEVLERGNTADQARTTIHEFAHAELHAERSDDATSTTEVEAEAVAYVVAQYVGLDASTSALYVAAWSDGAVDTIDERLGRIQWTARELIEAIERQFDA; encoded by the coding sequence ATGAGTGGCGCCATCGACGACTGGCTCGACCAGTTGCGCGAGGGCGTTGACGACGCTGAGACGAACGAACAGTTCCAGCAGTGGTTAGACGTGATGAGCCGGTTTCACGAGTACTCGATGCAGAACCAGCTGCTCATCGCGCTCCAGCGACCCGATGCGACCCGCGTGGCTGGGTTCAACACGTGGCGCGAGGAGTTCGACCGGACGGTCCAGAAGGGCGAGCAGGCCATCTGGATCTGGGCACCGATCATGGCCAAACAGTGCCCTGCGTGTGGAAACAGCCCGTCGTACTGTGCGGACTCGGCGTGTGAAGGAAGCGAGATACCGACTGACGAGTGGGAGCGCGGTGTGGTCGCGTTCAAACCCGTCCCCGTGTTCGACGTCTCCCAGACCGAGGGCGACCCACTGCCCGAGGTGGACATTGCTGCTCATGGGGACGCGTCGACACTCTCCCCGGCGCTGGCGGCCGTTGCACAGGAGCGGGGGTACGACTACTCGCTCGTTCCCGAGGCCGAATGGTCCCATGGATCGGCCAAGGGCGTCTGTGCCCCGATGTCTGACCCACCGGTCATCGAGGTTCTGGAACGCGGAAACACCGCCGACCAGGCCCGGACGACGATCCATGAGTTCGCCCACGCTGAACTCCACGCTGAGCGCTCGGACGATGCGACGTCGACAACGGAAGTCGAAGCCGAGGCGGTCGCGTACGTCGTCGCCCAGTACGTCGGGCTCGACGCCAGTACGTCGGCGTTGTACGTCGCCGCGTGGAGCGACGGGGCTGTCGACACTATCGACGAGCGACTCGGGCGGATTCAGTGGACCGCTCGTGAGCTCATCGAGGCGATCGAGAGGCAGTTCGATGCCTAA
- a CDS encoding MarR family winged helix-turn-helix transcriptional regulator — translation MLSKAGLAVIDALSTGRDATATELAEESGYSRVHLYDVLDELLASGLLAERRGPNNQRRVHVTDHPVVEAYRTLQSDLGHVTWVDLLSPSTLRVCWYLDEPRRVAEIAARLMITRQGVHKALSPLKNRAMLFPSGPEYALSEDLSPLLAFARAVVRHEHRTRVRAVAPSATVEWCDPQRALVRVQTAADTTTLREDSEWELTGLARFEEYGLQFFLAGEPAFWYAPDEDLTPAEVVCHTLVLDSGSRRVSYAMLLIESVGIAQETLAETATWYDLAPVIDAMYRPLHGEFDGIEDLPVVLPSKSEYTALKEQYGVS, via the coding sequence ATGCTCTCCAAGGCCGGACTCGCCGTCATCGACGCATTGAGTACCGGTCGTGACGCGACGGCAACTGAACTCGCCGAAGAGAGCGGATATTCGCGGGTTCATCTCTATGACGTCCTGGATGAATTGCTGGCGTCAGGGCTCCTCGCCGAGCGCCGCGGTCCGAACAACCAGCGGCGGGTCCACGTGACCGACCATCCAGTCGTCGAAGCATACCGGACTCTCCAGTCGGACCTCGGCCACGTCACCTGGGTTGACCTCCTCTCGCCGTCGACCCTCCGGGTCTGCTGGTACCTCGACGAACCGCGTCGGGTCGCTGAGATTGCAGCGCGGCTGATGATTACGCGACAAGGCGTTCACAAGGCGCTGTCGCCGCTCAAGAATCGAGCGATGCTCTTCCCATCCGGGCCAGAGTACGCGTTGAGTGAGGATCTTTCGCCACTGCTGGCGTTCGCTCGTGCTGTCGTGCGCCACGAACACCGGACACGAGTTCGGGCGGTCGCTCCGAGTGCAACCGTTGAATGGTGTGATCCACAGCGGGCGCTCGTCCGCGTGCAGACGGCTGCGGATACCACCACGTTACGGGAGGACTCCGAGTGGGAACTGACCGGACTCGCTCGGTTCGAAGAGTACGGTCTGCAGTTCTTCCTCGCTGGCGAACCCGCGTTCTGGTATGCCCCTGATGAGGACCTCACCCCTGCTGAGGTGGTGTGTCATACGCTCGTCCTCGATAGCGGGTCCCGCCGCGTCAGCTATGCGATGCTCCTGATCGAGAGCGTCGGCATCGCACAAGAGACGCTCGCTGAGACTGCAACGTGGTACGATCTGGCGCCCGTGATTGATGCGATGTATCGACCACTCCACGGCGAGTTCGACGGTATAGAGGACCTCCCAGTCGTCCTCCCGAGCAAATCGGAATACACGGCGCTCAAAGAGCAGTACGGTGTCTCATGA
- a CDS encoding DUF433 domain-containing protein → MPEIVTTEDVLDGAPRLAGRRVSVLRIVDFARVESAEYAADQLDLSLAEVHTTLAYYYGHPDEMRAIRHRQQALDDRLREEALSPPEPVDPSDS, encoded by the coding sequence ATGCCCGAGATCGTCACGACCGAGGACGTCCTCGATGGTGCGCCGCGGCTTGCTGGCCGGCGGGTGAGCGTCCTCCGTATCGTCGATTTCGCCCGGGTGGAGTCGGCGGAGTATGCTGCCGACCAGTTGGATCTCTCGCTCGCTGAGGTCCATACCACGCTCGCGTACTACTATGGGCATCCCGACGAGATGCGGGCGATCCGCCACCGCCAGCAGGCGCTCGACGATCGACTGCGCGAGGAGGCGCTCTCCCCACCAGAGCCGGTCGATCCCTCCGACTCGTGA
- a CDS encoding helix-turn-helix domain-containing protein has protein sequence MSTSDHPPSDLESVRERLNVVTQETRFALLQDILGHPSELPTLKELDYVNPSKSQTTIRQHLQQLVDAGIVEEVLLPEDRRRNDLPYKFYGISESGRQFLDEHKLLRAQDTLREIYDRVEKTDDIERYETAPRPER, from the coding sequence ATGAGTACGTCCGATCATCCGCCAAGCGACTTGGAGTCCGTTCGGGAGCGGCTCAACGTCGTCACCCAGGAGACACGATTCGCGCTCCTCCAGGACATCCTCGGGCATCCGTCGGAACTGCCGACGCTGAAGGAACTCGACTACGTCAACCCGAGCAAGAGCCAGACGACGATTCGTCAGCACCTCCAGCAGCTCGTCGACGCTGGCATCGTTGAGGAAGTCCTCCTGCCCGAAGACCGCCGGAGGAACGATTTACCGTACAAGTTCTACGGAATCAGTGAGAGTGGTCGGCAGTTCCTCGATGAGCACAAACTCCTCCGGGCACAAGACACGCTTCGCGAGATCTACGACCGGGTGGAGAAGACCGACGACATCGAACGGTACGAGACTGCCCCGCGACCCGAGCGCTAA
- a CDS encoding homing endonuclease associated repeat-containing protein, with the protein MGNRISDEELLAEIHRLNDEYGKATTTRLRRHGNYSSRTYSLRFGSWSNALELAGLEQNVVRGLSEAELLDELRRIAEIVSRTPKESDVKKHGICSRGPFIDQFGTWNEALIAAGFTPNRHTEFSDSDFIEDLQRVADSLGYTPRKEDYDEHGTFGTSTVTRAFGSWSDALRKAELEIPRRSRQYSRDDLLEELHHVSTAVGGGRPMTADLVAHDAPTPATYRARFGSWRNALAEAGFDLPTRYEDVTPEELLTEVQSVASSLGYTPTRTEMREEIDYPIGWYYRAFGSWSATLDRAGLEPAPVEHISTDALRAELTDLSTELGRTPTQEDVHLYGAYSVSTYQSRFGSWNAALTESGFEPNHRYRIPEEELLDELRALATRLDKLPTTTDTKTHGAFTYVPYIDRFGSWAEALDAAGLEPVPRFEEVTREDLLKEIRSVAVMVEGVPKIFDMREHSHLPSRWYYRAFDSWSEALREAGFSPHRNTDVSRDEAIEHLQAIAEQLGQSPSFSGASQLGEYPASLYITMFGTWNEALQAANLDVNKPHQLTDDELEQEFYRLKDVFGYVPSGPEMTELGSYSVGVYSNRFGSWNEAVRAFGETPRHRSPGELGKTSYGPLWETRREEAIQRDDEECVICGLSRDVHMEEFDRDLTVHHIDRFLVEFERTESKEVAHRLPNLVTVCLPCHGTAEGQPREYFMQFVPEGVLDELAGEVNDRENHRLDEW; encoded by the coding sequence ATGGGGAATCGGATCTCTGATGAAGAACTGCTGGCTGAAATCCATCGTCTCAACGACGAATATGGAAAGGCAACCACGACGCGTCTCCGCAGACACGGTAACTACAGCAGTCGAACCTACAGTCTTCGCTTCGGATCTTGGTCGAATGCGCTTGAGCTCGCAGGCCTCGAACAGAATGTGGTTCGGGGTCTCAGCGAAGCAGAGTTACTCGATGAACTGCGTCGAATAGCCGAGATTGTAAGTCGAACACCGAAAGAGTCTGACGTGAAGAAACACGGGATCTGCTCCCGTGGCCCATTCATTGACCAGTTCGGCACATGGAACGAGGCACTTATCGCAGCAGGTTTCACTCCAAATCGACATACCGAATTCTCCGACTCCGACTTCATCGAGGACCTTCAACGGGTGGCAGATTCACTCGGATACACCCCTCGAAAAGAGGATTACGATGAACATGGAACGTTTGGAACCTCAACGGTGACGCGGGCGTTTGGAAGCTGGAGCGATGCTCTTCGTAAGGCAGAATTGGAGATCCCTCGGCGGTCAAGGCAGTACAGTCGCGATGACCTTCTCGAAGAGCTGCACCATGTCTCGACCGCCGTTGGAGGCGGTCGACCAATGACCGCAGATTTAGTGGCGCACGATGCCCCGACACCAGCAACGTATCGAGCACGATTTGGGTCGTGGCGAAATGCGTTAGCAGAAGCGGGATTCGACTTACCGACTCGGTATGAAGATGTCACACCGGAAGAGTTGCTGACAGAGGTACAGTCTGTTGCGTCGTCACTCGGATACACTCCTACCAGAACCGAGATGCGGGAGGAGATCGACTACCCGATTGGGTGGTATTACCGAGCGTTCGGGTCGTGGAGTGCAACACTTGACCGAGCAGGTCTTGAACCGGCCCCCGTCGAACACATCTCGACAGACGCACTTCGTGCAGAACTAACCGATTTATCGACTGAACTGGGTCGGACACCGACACAAGAGGATGTACACCTCTATGGCGCCTATTCTGTGTCGACGTATCAGTCTCGGTTCGGGTCATGGAATGCCGCATTAACCGAGTCTGGATTCGAGCCGAACCACCGCTACCGGATTCCAGAAGAGGAACTGCTGGATGAATTACGGGCACTAGCGACTCGTCTCGACAAACTCCCGACCACAACCGACACAAAGACACACGGTGCGTTCACGTACGTACCGTACATCGACCGGTTCGGATCGTGGGCGGAGGCGTTGGACGCTGCTGGCCTAGAGCCCGTTCCACGATTCGAAGAGGTAACGCGTGAGGATTTACTGAAGGAGATCAGGTCGGTTGCTGTGATGGTGGAAGGTGTTCCCAAAATATTCGATATGCGGGAGCACAGTCACTTACCGTCGCGGTGGTACTACCGGGCGTTTGATTCCTGGAGTGAGGCCCTTCGAGAAGCAGGATTCAGTCCACATCGGAATACGGACGTCTCACGTGACGAAGCGATTGAACACCTCCAAGCGATTGCAGAGCAGCTAGGTCAATCTCCGTCATTCTCAGGCGCTTCTCAATTGGGCGAGTACCCGGCATCATTGTATATCACGATGTTCGGAACCTGGAACGAGGCGCTCCAAGCTGCCAATCTGGATGTGAATAAACCACACCAGTTGACGGATGACGAGTTGGAGCAGGAGTTCTATCGGTTGAAAGATGTATTCGGGTACGTTCCCTCCGGCCCAGAGATGACGGAATTGGGGTCGTATTCGGTAGGGGTCTACTCGAATCGGTTCGGCTCGTGGAACGAGGCTGTACGAGCGTTCGGTGAAACCCCACGGCATCGGTCGCCGGGCGAGTTGGGGAAAACGTCGTACGGCCCGCTCTGGGAAACGCGACGAGAAGAAGCGATTCAGCGAGATGACGAAGAGTGCGTTATCTGTGGTCTTTCTCGCGACGTACACATGGAGGAGTTCGACCGGGATTTGACTGTACACCACATTGACCGGTTTCTGGTAGAATTTGAACGGACAGAGAGTAAGGAGGTCGCGCACCGGTTGCCAAATTTGGTGACGGTCTGTTTGCCCTGTCACGGAACAGCGGAGGGCCAACCCAGAGAGTACTTCATGCAGTTCGTTCCCGAAGGCGTGTTAGACGAGCTAGCTGGTGAGGTGAATGACAGAGAGAATCACCGGTTAGACGAATGGTGA